The genomic segment GGATCGGTCAGCCCGTCGCGGGCCGCCGCCCGCCACAACGGGTTGCGCGGCGCCGCGTTCGGCCCCGCCGTCTCGGCCAGCGGTTTCACGGTGCGGTACACCGTCTCCGCCGCTTCCGGATCGTCGAACAGCGCGGTGGCGACGGCGAGCGGCACCACCCAGCCGTCGGCCCCGGACTGGGCGTCGATCATGCGCAGCTCGAGGTGGCCGCGGGGCCGGGCCGGCGGGAAGCAGGTGGTCATGTGGTACTCCAGGTCCTCAGCGAGGGGCGGCCGGGGGCCACCGCCCCGGATCCACTGGCGGAACGTGAGCCCGTCCGGCACCACCCAGGGGCCCGTGCCGGTACGGATGCACATGACGCTGGTGTCCAGTACATGCGCGGCCCATGCCTCGCGCGGCGGAAGATGCCCCGGGGGAGCCAATGTGCGGTCCGGGTCGAGCGCGGCCCACAGCCCCTGCCGGGTCGACCGCCAGCCGGTCCGCGCCCGCTGCTGGAAGGGCGAGTTGGCGAACGCCGCCACCAGCACCGCGCCCAGAAGGTGCGCGAGCTGCCACCGGCGGCCGTAACCCAGCGGGCCCGGCTCCTCCTCGCCCGCGTCCAGGCAGACCTGCACCGACGCGGAGGTGCACATCATCGCCCGCCCGGCCGTACCCGAGCGGTCCAGGGCCGCCTCCATCGCGTCGTAACGCGGCTCCCTCAGCCACCGGCGGGGCGACTGCCAGGGATCGACGCCCAGCCCCGCCGGGACCAGGCCCGACCGGCCCAGGGTGCCGCGCACGGCCGCCAGGTCGGCGGCGACCGCGTCGACGCACGCCGTCAGCGATCCGGCGGGCCGCGAACTGAGTTCGAGCTGCCCTCCGGGCTCGAAGGTCAGCGCCGAGTCGAGCGCCAGCGTCCGCACCCCGGCGAACGCGTCGTCCAGGCGCTCCGGGGCGACCCGCAGATCAGGATGTGCGGCGTCGTGGATGAGCCATTCGAGTTCCACGCCGACGGTGCGGGGCGGACCCGTCTTGAAACAGATGGCCTGCAGTAAATCCTCCGCCTCGCTCTCGCCGAGAGGCGATCCATGCGTGCGGGTGCCGGTTCCGGTGGTCGCGTTCGGGGGCATACGTGCCTCCTCTTCCGATGCCTCCCTTCCACCCAAACCCCTGCCGACCGATCGCACAAGGGCGCCCCGGCCCGCCGAAAAGACGTTGCGTGGAGTTCACCCGACGTCGAACATCTGCGCTATGCACTGTTCGGGGGATCGTTGGGGGGAGCGCTCGTGAGCGCACGGATGCGCGCCCTGGCGCGCGAGACCGAGGCCATCGCCGACGAGGGCCGTTACCGCACGTCCGGGGGGCGCGAGGTCCTTGTCGGGAGCGCGACGGCCGCCGCCCTCGCCGGAACCAGGCTGTACGGACCGGGCCCGGTGGCGGTGCCCGTACTCGACTCCGGCCGCGCGACCGCCTTCGAGGTGACGGGCGAGAGCAGCCTGCGGGCCGCCCGCCGGATGAGTGAGGAGGGGCCGGGCCGGATCGCCGTGCTCAGCCATGCCTCGGCCCGCAATCCGGGCGGCGGATACCTGAACGGCGCACGGGCGCAGGAAGAGGACCTCTGCCGCGGTTCCGCGCTCCACGCGACCCTGCTGCGCGCCCCCGAGTACTACGCGCACCACCGCGCACACCGCAGCGCGTTCTACACCGACCGGGTCATCCACTCGCCCGGCGTGCCGGTCTTCCGCGACGACCGGGGCGTTCTGCTCGACACCCCCTACCTCGCGGGTTTCCTCACCTCGCCCGCGCCCAACGCGGGCGCGATCCGGCGCCGGACGCCCGACGAGGCGCACCGCGTCCCGGCGGCCCTGGCGAGCCGCGCCGAACGGGTCCTTGAGACCGCCGCCGCCTGCGGATACCGCCGGCTCGTCCTGGGCGCCTGGGGCTGCGGAGTCTTCCAGAACGATCCGGCGCAGGTCGCGGAAGCCTTCGGCGGTCTGCTCACGGACGGCGGGCGCTTCGCCGGCCACTTCGAGCAGGTCGTCTTCGGCATCCTCGACCGCGCGCCCGACTCCGCCACCCGAGCGGCGTTCGCCGACCGCTTCCCGGGGTAGCGCCGCGCCGGACCCCGGGGACGTGTCGCCCCCCGGGATCCGGCGGCCCCGGCTCAACTCCAGCCGTAGCGCTCCCTGAGCCGCTCCACCACACGCTGGAACCGTTCGAAGTCCAGCGCACAGGCCTCGCGCCGCATCCCGTCCTCGTGCACCCTCAGCACCCGGTCCAGATCGGCCCAGGAGGCCCGGCCGGAGCTGTCCCACGGCCCCGCTCCCAGCGCCACCCACTCCCGGTCCAGGTCGTGCTGCTTGCTGGAGAGCTGGACCGCGAGCAGGGTGCCGGCCGGTTCCCGCGCCACGACGAGCACCGGCCGGTCCTTGCCCCGGCCGTCGTTCTCCTCGAAGGGCACCCAGGTCCAGACGATCTCACCCGGATCGGGGTCGCCGTCACGATCGGGGGCGTACGAGGTGCGGACCGGGCCCACCTCGCGCGGATCCGCCTCGGCGGTCGCGGAGGGGCCGGTGCGGCCGGGCGAGGCGGGGCGGGAGTCGGTCTCGGGCATGCCGTTCTGATATGTCATCAACACACCGTAGGACAATCGCTCCCATGGCTCCGCACCGGCCGAGGACCGCGTCCGACGGTGCGGGTGACGTGGCCCGGAGATCAGGCGGAAGGCCGCGCGAACGCGGCCCGAAGGCCAAGCGCGAGGCGGTACGGAAAGCCGTACGGGAGGCGGCGCGAAGGCCGGGCGCAAGGCAGCGCCTGGGGCGCGCGACAGGGGCGCGCGTACGCTCCCGAGCGCGGCCGGAGTGCTTCGGGGTGCCCCGGGACGCGACCCCCTCCGGTACGTCTGCAAGACTGCCCGTCGCCATGAGCCAGTTACCCAAGCAGCCCTCGGAATCTCCCGTCCCCACGAGCGCCGACGTGGCGCGGCTGGCGGGCGTCTCCAGGGCCACCGTGTCGTACGTACTCAACAACAACCCCACCATGCGGATCAGCGAACCCACCCGCCGCCGGGTCCGGGAAGCGGCCCGAGATCTCGGCTACGTGCCCCACGCCGCGGCGAGGAGCCTGCGCGCCGGACACACCCGCATGGTGCTGCTGCCCACCGGGCACCTCCCCGAGGGCCCCCTCTACCGCCACTTCCTGCAGGAACTCCAGGCGGGACTGCGCGGACTCGACTACACCGTGGTCCAGTACGGCAGCACCGGCCTGGGCGCGGACGAGGCCGCACGGGCCTGGGCGGAACTCCGCCCCGTCGCCGTGGTCGCACCGGCCGGACTGGCCCTCACCGCCTACGGCATCGCCGTCCTCCACCGCTCCGGCGCCAAGGCCGTCATCACCCTGGGCCCGCACCCCATCGAGGGAGCGCACGGCCTGGTGCTGGACCAGCGCGAGGTCGGCAGCCGCGCCGCGTCCCACCTGCTGGAGCGGGGCTACCGGCGGATCGGCGTGATCATGCCCGAGGAGAAGGCCACGGTCACCTTCGCCGCCCCGCGTCTCGACGGCGTACGGCAGGTGGCGCTCCCCGCCGGAGCGCGGATCGAGGAACTCGTCCTGGCGTACGACGAGGGGGACGCCGCCCGCCTGGCCGCCCGCTGGCACGACCTCGGCCTGGACTCCGTCTTCGCCTACAACGACGAGTACGCGATGCTCCTGATGCGGGCCTTCCAGGACGCGGGGATCCAGGTGCCCGCCGAGGCCGCCGTGATCGGCGCCGACGACCTGATGCTGGGAAGACTGCTCCGCCCCCGGCTGAGCACCGTACGGATGGAGCTCGCCACCGGACAGCCGTTGGCGGAGCTCATCGACCGACTCGTCCAGCACCCCGGCGGCGAACCGGAGCACCACGAACTCCTGCGTGCCGTGGCGGTGCCCCGCGACTCGACCTGACGGCGCGCGCCGCTCCACCGGCCACCGCCGGACAGCCCTTAGCGTCGGCCCATGAGCCATCCGCAGAGCTACGAGATCCTGCTGGTACCCGAGTACGCAGACGCGTCCGGCGCCGACAAGCCGGGACCGGTGAAGATGGGGGAGTACGAACGGGACGAACCGCCGCGGCCCGGCAGCGCCATCCGCTCCGGCGTCGTGGAGGCCACCGGCGCCACCGGTGCGTCCGGCTACCCCCGCTACGCCGGAGACGGCATCGAGGCCGACATCGACCCGGCCACGCGGACGGTCGAAGCGCTGCTGATCGACGGTGCCGAGATCGACTACGGCCTCTCGGTACGCGTCGCGGACCGCGCCCCCGCCCCGGGAGACCGCCCGGCCGGGGGCGGAGCGGAAGGCTGAGACCACCGCCGGACGCGACCACGCACGAGGCCCCGGCCGGAGCGCACCGACACATGTCGACGCGCTCCGGCCGGGGCCTCGAAGGGCGGGCGGCCAGGAGCTCCTGCTCCGGGGCGCTACGCCTGTTCCTGGCCCTGCGCCTGCTTCTTCTGCTCCTCCACCGACTTGCGCACCTCGTCCATGTCGAGGTTCCGCGCCTGCCCGATGACGTCCTCCAGCGCGGCCTCCGGCAGCGCGCCCGGCTGCGCGAACACGGCCACGTTGTCACGGACGATCATGAGCGTGGGGATCGACCGGATCTCGAAGGCCGCCGCCAGTTCCTGCTGCGCCTCGGTGTCGACCTTCGCGAAGACCAGATCGGGGTGCCGCTCCGACGCGGAGTCGTAGACCGGGGCGAACTGGCGGCAGGGACCGCACCAGGAAGCCCAGAAGTCGATCAGGACGAACTCGTTGTCGCTGACGACCTGGTCGAAGTTTTCCTTGGTGAGCTCTATGGTGCTCATTCTCTGCTACCTCTTCCTGTGCCGGTTTCTGGTGCCGGTGGGGATCTGTCCGGCACAACCGTGACCATCCGTGCACTATTCCGCCTGCCCTGTGGCCGTGGGGCACATGCCCGGCGAGACTGAGTCCATGGACGAAGCCGTGAGCAGTGCCGAGTACGACGTCGTGGTCATCGGAGCCGGACCGGTGGGCGAGAACGTGGCGGACCGGGTCAGAGCGGCGGGCCTGAGCGCCGCCGTCGTGGAGAGCGAACTCGTCGGCGGCGAATGCTCGTACTGGGCCTGCATGCCCAGCAAGGCGCTGCTGCGCCCCGTCGTCGCCCGCGCCGAGGCGCGCAGGGTGCCAGGGCTCGAAGCCGCCGTACAGGGACCCCTGGACGCCGACGCCGTACTCGCCAACCGCGACGGGTTCACCTCCCACTGGAAGGACGACGGGCAGGTGGAGTGGCTGGAGAGCGTCGGCGCCGACGTCTTCCGGGGCCAGGGGCGGCTGACCGGCGAGAAGCGGGTCTCCGTCACCGCCCCGGACGGAACGGTCCGCACCCTGACCGCGCGGCACGCCGTGGCCGTCTGCACCGGAAGCCGCGCCGTCGTCCCCGGCCTGCCCGGCGTCGCCGAGGCCAACCCCTGGACCAGCCGCGAGGCGACCAGCGCGAAGAGCGTGCCCGGCCGGCTCGTCGTCGTCGGCGGCGGAGTCGTCGGCGTGGAGATGGCCACCGCCTGGCAGGGGCTGGGCGCGCAGGTGACACTGCTCATCCGGGGCGGCGGACTCCTGCCGAAGATGGAGCCCTTCGCCGGTGAACTGGTCGCCGAGGCGCTCACCGATGCCGGTGCGCACATCCGGTACGGCGTCTCGGCCACCGCCCTCCACCGGGCCGCCCCCGACGGGCCGGTCACCGTCGAACTGGACGACGGCGACCGGATCGAGGCCGACGAGATCCTCTTCGCCACCGGACGCGCCCCCCGCACGGACGACCTCGGCCTGGAGACGGTGGGCCAGGAGCCCGGTGGCTGGCTGACCGTGGACGACAGCTGCCGGGTCGAGGGCAGCAGCTGGCTCTACGCGGTCGGCGACGTCAACCACCGCGCTCTCCTCACCCACCAGGGCAAGTACCAGGCCCGGATCGCGGGCGCCGCGATCGCCGCCCGCGCACAGGGCGCCGCGACGCTGGACACCGGCCGCTGGGGCGCTCACGCGGCCACCGCCGACCACGCCGCCGTCCCCCAGGTCGTCTTCACCGACCCGGAGGCCGCCTCGGTCGGCCTCACCCTCGCGGAAGCCGAACGCGCCGGATTCCGCGTCCGGGCCGTCGACTACGACCTCGGCTCGGTCTCGGGCGCGAGCCTGTACGCCGCCGGCTACCGGGGCCACGCCCGCATGATCGTCGACCTGGACCGCGAGACCCTCCTCGGCGTCACCTTCGTCGGCCCGGGCGTCGGCGAGCTCATCCACTCGGCCACCGTCGCCGTGGCGGGGGAAGTGCCCCTGGCACGCCTCTGGCACGCCGTCCCTTCGTACCCGACCATCAGCGAGGTGTGGCTGCGGCTGCTGGAGACGTTTCGCGGGTAGCGGCCGCCTTTAAAGCTAGGTGAGGGTGGCGTTCACGTGTGGGTAGTGGAGACACGTGGGCGCCACCGACAGGTGTCCGGAACTCGGCGGCGATGTGAGCAGACGTGTGGATGTTAGGCAGACCAGGCGACGGGCGCGCGTAGACGTGGCGAGGGGCTGCGGCGGTGGTGTCCTCGTAGTAGCCGCGCCGTCGGGATCTCGTCGACACGGGACGGTTGGCCGGACCAGCCAGCGAGGTTCAGCCGAATTCGTAGCCGCACGGCGACGGGCTCGGCTGAGCCGGAGGCGGAACTGAGCTGCCTCCGGTTCCCCGGCGTCCGCAGCTACGGCATGAGGGCCCGCACTCCGGTGACTGCGAAGACCAAACCGACGACGGCGAGCAGCGCTCCTGCGACGCGTTGAACGGCAGGTTGCGCCGGGGGCAGCGCTATCCGGCGCAACCGCTGCGGCAGCTGATCGCGCTCCGCCGACAGGAGGTGGTGAAGGCGGGTCACCATCCCCCGGTGGTCCATGACCCACAGGACTCCGAAGTTCAGGGCAAGAAGCCCGAACCCGATGAGCGCTGACGCTGCCGTCGGATCCCGACCGTCAGACGACATTTCGCAGCCAGCCGTGCGTGTCGGCGACCCGCCCGTACTGGATATCCAGAATCAGTTCGCGAAGCGCCGACGTCACCTTGCCGGGCCCCCCTCCGCCGATCGTGAATGCGTAGCCTTCGGCCTTGATGCCCGTGACTGGCGTGATGACCGCGGCAGTACCCGCCGCGAACATCTCCGTCACGGTCCCCTCGGCGAGCCCGGCGCGCAGTTCCGCGAGGGGAACGGCCCGCTCGACCGGCGTCAGGCCCAACTCGGGGGCCAGCGCCAGGACTGTGTCGCGGGTGACCCCTTCGAGGATCGTGCCGAGCGTCGGCGTCACCAGCTCGCCTCTGGCGGTGACGAGGAAGAGGTTCATGGCGCCGGACTCCTCGATGCAGGCATCCTCGTCCGCCCCGTCCAGGTAGAGGACCTGATTGCAGCCGTGTCTCTCCGCCTCGGCCTGGGCCGCCAGGCTCGCGCCGTAGTTGCCCCCGCACTTTGCGGCGCCAGTGCCGCCTGCGGCCGCGCGGGTGTAGGAGGTGCTCACCCACAGGCTCACACCACCGGGGGTGAAGTACGGCTGCGAGGGACAGGCGATGACCGAGTACACGACCCGTCTGGACGGTCGCACGCCGAGGAATGCCTCCGTGGCGAACATGAACGGTCTGAGGTAGAGACTCCTCTCTCCCGTGGCTGCCGGTACCCACGGCTCGTCGGCTCGGACGAGTGCTTCTATGCTCGCGAGGAAGTCCTGCTCCGGCAGCTGCGGCAGCCTCATCCGCTCCGCGGACCGTTTGAAGCGACGTGCGTTGCTTTCGGGCCGGAACAGCCAGACGCTCCCGTCAGCGTGCCGGTACGCCTTCAGCCCCTCGAAGATTTCCTGGGCATAGTGCAGCACCGCCGCGCTGGGGTGAAGGGAGAACGGCTGGAGTGCCCGGACTCTGTGATCGTGCCAGCCGGCCTCCGCCGTCCAGCCGGCGAACGCCATGTGATCGGTGAAGTGCAGGCCGAATCCGGGTGAGTCAAGGACGGCGGCACGCTGGTCATCGGGTAGCGGGCTGGCTGTGCGCATCAGCGGGAACGATGAAACCATGATCGAATCCTCTCGTCGGCAGGCTGCCGGGACCTGTCCGGGGACGGTCGGAAGCGGCGGTGGTGGGGAGGATCAGACATCAGCCAGGAGCATCGCGGGACGTTCCACACAGTCCGCGACGTAGCGCAGGAAGCCGCCGGCGACGCCTCCGTCGCAGACCCGGTGATCGAAGGTGAGGGAGAGCTGGGTGACCTTGCGCACGGCGAGTGCGCCGTCGACCACCCAAGGTTTGTCGACGATGCGGCCGACGCCGAGGATCGCGACCTCGGGGTGGTTGATGAGCGGCGTCGAGCCGTCGACGCCGAACACGCCGTAGTTGTTGAGCGTGAACGTGCCGCCAGTAAGAGCCTTCGGCGGGAGCCTGCCGGAGCGTGCGAGTCCGGTCAGCGTGGCGAGTTCGTCGGCCAGTTCTGCCGTCGTCTTCCGGTGGGCTTCATGCACGACGGGCACCATCAGGCCGCGTTCGGTCTGCGCGGCGAAGCCCAGGTGGATGTCGGACAGGCGGACGATCTCGCCGCGTTCGACGTCCACCGTCGAGTTGAGCTCCGGGTATGTGCGGAGCCCCGCGACGCAGAAGCGGGCCAGCAGGGCAAGCAAGCCGATCTGCCGCGTCTGGTCGGCGGCCCGAAGGACCTCTCTGGCCTCCACCAGAACGGTGGCGTCCACGTCGACCCAGGTGGTGGCGTGCGGGATCGCGCTGCTGCGGGCCAGCTTCTCCGCCACCGCCCTGCGCAGGCCCCGCAGCGGTACGCGCTCGTCGGCAGCGGCCCCTCCCGCCTCCGTCGCGTGCCGTTCAGCGGGCCGTGCGTCCGCCGCTATCGCACGCTCGACGTCACGGCGCAGGATCACTCCGTGCACCCCGCTCGGTACGACCGTGCCCAGGTCCACGCCGTGTCGCCGTGCCAGTGCACGGACCAGCGGGGAGATCACCAACGGCACGGCCGCCGGGTCGGTACCGCGGTCCTCGGCCCGGGAGGACGCAGTTGGCATCAGTGCGGCCGCCCCCCCCGGCCCGACGACCGCGCCGGATACCAGCCGGACTCGTCCCGTAGCCGACAAGGACATTGCCGCTTCCGGCCGGGACGTCTTCGCCGTGCTGTTCCGCAGTCGGCGCGGCGGCCGCGGCGTCGCTCACGGAGATCAGCGGGACTCCGACAGGGAGCACGGCACCGACGTCTGCGTGCAATTCCAGCACGGTCCCGGCGTACGGCACGGGCACCTCGACGACGGCCTTGGCCGTCTCGACCTCGACAACCACCTGATCGACTACGACGCGTTCACCCGGAGCCACCCGCCACGTGACGATCTCGGCCTCGGTCAGCCCTTCACCGAGGTCCGGCAGCCGGAACACCAAGGCCTCGCGCACGGTGGTCATGAGGCCTCCGGCGCGAGGTGCCGAACGTCGGGCTGGTCGTCGAACTGCAGTCGCTGGATCGCGTCCAGCACCCGGTCCACGCCCGGCAGGTACGCGTGCTCCAGCTTCGGCGGCGGGTACGGGACGTCAAAGCCCGCGACCCGTACCACCGGGGCCGCCAGCGAGTGGAAGCAACGCTCCTGCACCCGCGCCACGATCTCGGCACCCACGCCCGCGAAGCCCTGCGCCTCCTGGACCACCACACAGCGCCCGGTTCGCCGTACCGACGCCGTAACCGTCTCGTCGTCGAAGGGAACGAGCGTGCGCAGGTCCACCACCTCGACGTCGATACCGTCCCGTGCCGCCTCGACCGCGGCGTCGATCGCGACCGGGACCGAGGGGCCGTACGCGAGCAGGGTGACGTTCGAGCCCGGGCGCCGGATCACCGCCCGCCCGGTCGGCGCAGCGCTCCGCCGTGCCAGGTCGGCGTCTTCCTTGGACCAGTACAGCCTCTTCGGTTCCAGGAACACCACCGGGTCAGGGTCGCGCACAGCGTCCCGCAAGAGCCAGTAGGCGTCCTCAACCGTGGCCGGCGTGACCACCTTCAGGCCGGGGGTGTGGGCGTAGTACGCCTCGCTGGAGTCGCTGTGGTGCTCGACGCCGCCGATCCCTCCGCCGTAGGGGACGCGGATCACCATCGGCAGCGCCACGTGCCCCCGGGTGCGGTTGCGCATCTTCGCCACGTGCGAAGCGATCTGCTCGAACGCCGGATACGCGAAGGCGTCGAACTGAAGCTCCACCACCGGCCGGAACCCACCCATGGCCAGGCCGACCGCGTATCCCATGAGCCCCGACTCGGCCAGCGGCGTGTCGAAGCAGCGCCGCTCGCCGAACTCGTCCCGCAGTCCGTCGGTGATGCGGAAGACACCGCCGAGGCGGCCCACGTCCTCCCCGAACGTCAGCACGTGGTCGTCCTCGCGCAGCGCGTCCCGCAGCGCCGTGTTGAGGGCCTGAGCCATCGTCACCGTACCCACGTCAGGCCTCCGTGCCTTCTGCTTCGGCCTCGAGTGAGCGCCGCTGCTCTTTCAGCTGAGGTGTCGGGTCGGCGTAGACGTGGTCGAACATCTCCAGCACGTTCGGCGGGCCGTCCAGCTCGATCCTGGCACGCAGGTCCGCCGCCAGCGCCTCGGCCTCCGCCCGCGCCGCGCCGATGTCCCGATCGGTCAGCGCCTCGCGCGCCCGCAGCCACGCCTCGAGCCGGGGCAGCGGGTCCGCGGCGGCCCACCGGCGTACCTCCTCCTCGGCCCGGTAGCGGCTCGGGTCGTCGGCGTTGGTGTGGCCGTCCAGGCGGTAAGTGTGGGCCTCGACGAGGAACGGGCCGCGCCCGGAGCGCGCATGCTCCACCGCTTCGTCCAGCACCGCCAGCACGGCCACCAGGTCGTTGCCGTCGACCTGCTCGGATCGCACCCCGTAGCCGACTCCCTTGTACGCGAGGGCCGGTGCCGCGGTCTGCTCCGAGAGCGGCACGGAGATCGCGTACTGGTTGTTCTGGATGAGGAAGACCACGGGGGCGCCGAAGACCGCGGCGAAGTTCAGCGCCTCGTGGAAGTCGCCCTCGCTCGTTCCTCCGTCCCCCACGAGGGCCATGACCACGCCGTCCTCGCCCTTGCGCCGCAGGGCGTCCGCCATCCCGACCGCGTGCAGCAACTGCGTGGCCAGCGGTGTGCACAGGGGAGCCACCCGGGTCGCCATGGGGTCGTAGCCGCAGTGCCAGTCGCCGCGCACCAGGGTCAGGACGTCCACCGGGTCCACGCCGCGCGCCACCACGGCCGCCGTGTCGCGGTAGGTGGGGAAGAGCCAGTCCTGCTGCCGCAGCGCCAGGACCCCGGCGACCTGACAGGCTTCCTGCCCCCGGCTCGACGGGTAGACGGCGAGCCGCCCCTGCCGGGTCAGCGCGCTCGCCTGCTGGTCGAACCGCCGTGCCACGACCATCCGACGGTAGGCCTCGCCCAGCCTGTCGTCGGAGGGGGCGGCATACCCCGAGGGTACGTCGGACGCGGTTCCCGCCTCGGTGACGAACCGCACCGGCACGGCCGAGGGCAGCAGTTCGTCCGGCGCCGGCCGCGGACCGCCGAGGTACGCGTTGGCTGTGATCGACATGGGGATGCTCGCTTTCTGTATGTTCAGGGGCGGCCGGGCTGTCTTATGGGCGGGCCGCGCCGGACTCAGGCACTTCCCCGGCCCGTTCGGGACGCGCGCTCTCCGCCGCGCCGCCCGGCCTCCTGTTGATCCACGTGCGCTCCAACTTGGCCACCACGTCGGGGCTGTGCATCCGGGCCGACTGCTCCAGCGCGTATCGGCTCATGTACGTACGGAAGAGGTCGTCGGACTCCTCGGCCAGGTGCAGCATGCGGCGGTTGGCGGGAACCGCGGGGTCGGCGAGGCGCTCGGTCGACGCTGCCACGGCCCCGTCGACCGCCTCCGGCGCGACGACCTCGTCGCACAGCTCCCGGGCCTCGGGGCTGGTGGCCGCGACCTTCTCGCCGAAGAAGATCAGCCGCTCCGCCATGCGCCGCCCGACCACGCGCCCGAGGCGCAGGTTGGCCGCGCCGGGGATGATGCCTTCCGCGAGCGCGGGAAGCGAGAAGTAGGCGTCTGCCCCGGCGACCACCCGGTCGAGGACCAGCGCCACCTGGGTGGCGCCTCCGATGGCGAAGGTGTCGATGGCGCCCACCCATGGCTTGCCGCCCGGGAGGCGGAGCAGGTCGTCCGCCGCGCCGTGGTGCAGGCCGTGGACCAGCTTGCGGATGTAACCCAGTTCACGGCGGAGCATGAAGTCGATGAACGATATCTGCCCGGTGTAGAGGTGGGTGAGGTTGATGCCGGCGCCGAAGGCGCGTCGGCCGCTGTACCGGGAATGGGACAGGATGCTGCCGCGCAGCACCCCCACCTTCACCGCGTCGTCGAGGAGAGCAAGGTCGACGGCCGTCTCCAGGGCCTCGACCACCGCGTCGTCCTCGGCGTTGAGGACGTCCTGGTTGCAGATGGTCACCTCGGCCACGAAGCCGTCGCGGTGGACCACTGCCCGGCCGAGGTTCAGATGGCCGGTCCTCTGGAACTGGGGGAGCAGATCGAGGGCGCGTGGGGTCGGCGCCAGCATCGACCGCAGGAGGTGCTCGCCGGTCTCCCGTCGGTCGAGAAGGTGCGCGAAGAAGATTCCCTGGTCGACCTCCCCGCCCGACTTCTCGGCCTGCGGCAACCGTCGGTCGGCGGACACCTGGGCGCGGGTGGGGACCAGGCCCGGGTAGTCGTCGGCCGCGGCGAACGCCAGTTCGTCCAGGCGGACCTGGCGTTCGCGGCCTTCGGTGAGCTCGTCGTAGAGGTGTCCGGCGTGCACCTTGAGGAAGGCGTGCCGGGCGCGCCGTGCGGCCTGCTCGACCTGCTCGACGTCGCCGCGTTCGGCGGGAGAGCGATCGGCTCGCGGCGGCATGGCCGCAGTCAACTCGGCGCAGGCTTCGGTGTAAGTGCTCAACTGGCGCGCGTCCGCCGCGGCGCCACCGCGGAACAGCGGGGACGCGGGCAGTCGGCTGTCCACCGTGCCGGACAGCTGCGGCGCCTCAGGTGATCGGGTTGACACGGCTGTGTCCATACCGGGTTGTCTCCTCATTGTTGTCGTCGCGGCGAGATGTTCCTTGCGCCCGTCACGCATGCTCGACGGTCTGCCAGCCCGTGGCGGGCGATCTCGGCGAAAAGGCCGCCTGACACGTCGTAAACCGCGTAGTGATCGCCAGGGCCCCGCCGGACGTCGAACTCCCCGCCCGCGTACGCGCGCCAGCCGTCCATGAGCGACGGTGGTAC from the Streptomyces sp. NBC_01335 genome contains:
- a CDS encoding alpha-ketoacid dehydrogenase subunit beta, translated to MGTVTMAQALNTALRDALREDDHVLTFGEDVGRLGGVFRITDGLRDEFGERRCFDTPLAESGLMGYAVGLAMGGFRPVVELQFDAFAYPAFEQIASHVAKMRNRTRGHVALPMVIRVPYGGGIGGVEHHSDSSEAYYAHTPGLKVVTPATVEDAYWLLRDAVRDPDPVVFLEPKRLYWSKEDADLARRSAAPTGRAVIRRPGSNVTLLAYGPSVPVAIDAAVEAARDGIDVEVVDLRTLVPFDDETVTASVRRTGRCVVVQEAQGFAGVGAEIVARVQERCFHSLAAPVVRVAGFDVPYPPPKLEHAYLPGVDRVLDAIQRLQFDDQPDVRHLAPEAS
- the pdhA gene encoding pyruvate dehydrogenase (acetyl-transferring) E1 component subunit alpha, whose protein sequence is MSITANAYLGGPRPAPDELLPSAVPVRFVTEAGTASDVPSGYAAPSDDRLGEAYRRMVVARRFDQQASALTRQGRLAVYPSSRGQEACQVAGVLALRQQDWLFPTYRDTAAVVARGVDPVDVLTLVRGDWHCGYDPMATRVAPLCTPLATQLLHAVGMADALRRKGEDGVVMALVGDGGTSEGDFHEALNFAAVFGAPVVFLIQNNQYAISVPLSEQTAAPALAYKGVGYGVRSEQVDGNDLVAVLAVLDEAVEHARSGRGPFLVEAHTYRLDGHTNADDPSRYRAEEEVRRWAAADPLPRLEAWLRAREALTDRDIGAARAEAEALAADLRARIELDGPPNVLEMFDHVYADPTPQLKEQRRSLEAEAEGTEA
- a CDS encoding enoyl-CoA hydratase/isomerase family protein, producing the protein MSTRSPEAPQLSGTVDSRLPASPLFRGGAAADARQLSTYTEACAELTAAMPPRADRSPAERGDVEQVEQAARRARHAFLKVHAGHLYDELTEGRERQVRLDELAFAAADDYPGLVPTRAQVSADRRLPQAEKSGGEVDQGIFFAHLLDRRETGEHLLRSMLAPTPRALDLLPQFQRTGHLNLGRAVVHRDGFVAEVTICNQDVLNAEDDAVVEALETAVDLALLDDAVKVGVLRGSILSHSRYSGRRAFGAGINLTHLYTGQISFIDFMLRRELGYIRKLVHGLHHGAADDLLRLPGGKPWVGAIDTFAIGGATQVALVLDRVVAGADAYFSLPALAEGIIPGAANLRLGRVVGRRMAERLIFFGEKVAATSPEARELCDEVVAPEAVDGAVAASTERLADPAVPANRRMLHLAEESDDLFRTYMSRYALEQSARMHSPDVVAKLERTWINRRPGGAAESARPERAGEVPESGAARP